From the genome of Candidatus Electrothrix communis, one region includes:
- a CDS encoding response regulator, whose amino-acid sequence MRKALNFFKSYRKHPKRMLTGIHNSEASMKYVVVAVDDSKFMHKIIGKLFDPKLFDVHFFTSAEEAKQAMDAFPFQGREVDLVLLDIYLQDGTKDESIELLDFLTKERKRTQVIVMSGRLSSDEFAEFYSKGADSYLLKPFSEEIFMSSVKRHINIARNIPKYNNMPLAKIKVQERAVFISSLSVNEKLASFFSNELMKNNIGSCCENAELLADDIWRPVLTEAINTCKIFILMFTHDTLQSDYMKQEIIQAFNKKKRDGNRFFIIPILYNVKPHEVPRQISSMHCVDITSANNRADQIRSLIFSMKKILTSVN is encoded by the coding sequence ATGCGCAAGGCACTCAATTTCTTTAAAAGCTATCGGAAACATCCGAAACGTATGCTCACGGGAATCCATAACAGTGAGGCGTCAATGAAATATGTAGTCGTTGCAGTTGATGACAGTAAATTCATGCACAAAATTATTGGAAAGCTTTTTGACCCAAAGCTTTTTGATGTCCACTTTTTCACTTCTGCGGAAGAAGCGAAACAAGCCATGGATGCCTTTCCCTTTCAAGGACGGGAAGTAGATCTTGTGTTACTCGACATCTACTTACAGGATGGTACGAAGGACGAGAGTATTGAGCTGCTGGATTTTTTAACAAAGGAAAGAAAGCGAACGCAAGTGATCGTCATGTCAGGCCGTTTATCGTCTGATGAATTCGCAGAATTTTACTCGAAAGGCGCTGACAGCTACCTGCTTAAACCTTTTTCCGAAGAAATTTTCATGTCTTCAGTAAAAAGACATATCAATATTGCTCGAAATATCCCAAAATACAACAATATGCCACTGGCAAAAATCAAAGTGCAAGAGAGAGCTGTCTTTATAAGCTCTTTATCAGTAAATGAAAAATTAGCTTCGTTTTTCAGCAATGAATTAATGAAAAACAATATAGGATCATGCTGTGAAAACGCAGAGTTGTTAGCAGATGATATATGGCGTCCTGTCCTGACAGAAGCGATCAATACGTGCAAAATATTTATTTTGATGTTCACCCATGACACCCTGCAATCTGATTATATGAAGCAAGAAATTATCCAAGCTTTTAACAAGAAAAAACGCGATGGAAACAGGTTTTTTATTATTCCTATTTTGTATAATGTAAAACCACACGAGGTCCCTCGCCAAATTAGTTCCATGCATTGTGTAGATATCACCTCTGCAAATAACAGAGCTGATCAAATTCGCTCTCTTATATTTTCCATGAAAAAGATTTTAACATCGGTAAATTAA
- a CDS encoding ABC transporter ATP-binding protein gives MKISAEKKLDSPALLARCLCKQYKGAASPALHDFNLEVGKGEFFGLLGPNGAGKTTALSIFSGLFPPDSGTLQIAGKQFCKQAKAIKQIFGLVPQEIALYDNLTAQEHLIFFGKLHGLSRERLRKRVTSCLEIAGLVDRASRLVSTYSGGMKRRLNIAAALLHEPQILFLDEPTVGVDAQSRNMIHEQLQEANQGGTTIIYTSHSMDEAQKLCTRIGIIEQGSIVRQGVPASLIAESGLNNLEELFLHLTGRQLRDA, from the coding sequence ATGAAGATAAGCGCAGAAAAAAAGCTCGACAGCCCGGCCCTCCTGGCCCGCTGCTTATGCAAGCAGTATAAAGGAGCTGCATCCCCGGCTTTGCACGATTTTAACCTGGAAGTAGGCAAAGGAGAGTTCTTCGGCCTGCTCGGTCCCAACGGGGCTGGGAAAACAACCGCCCTGTCCATTTTCAGCGGTCTCTTCCCCCCGGACAGCGGCACCCTCCAGATTGCAGGTAAACAATTTTGCAAGCAGGCCAAGGCGATTAAACAGATTTTCGGCCTTGTGCCTCAGGAAATCGCCTTGTATGATAACCTGACCGCGCAGGAGCATCTGATCTTTTTCGGCAAATTGCACGGCCTGAGCAGGGAACGACTGCGTAAGCGGGTTACCAGCTGTCTGGAAATTGCCGGATTGGTTGACCGGGCCTCCCGGCTAGTGAGTACCTATTCCGGCGGCATGAAACGACGCCTGAACATTGCGGCGGCCCTGCTCCATGAACCGCAGATCCTTTTTCTTGATGAACCCACTGTCGGTGTTGACGCCCAATCACGCAATATGATCCATGAGCAGTTGCAAGAGGCCAACCAAGGCGGAACAACGATTATCTACACCAGTCATTCTATGGACGAGGCCCAAAAACTCTGCACCCGCATCGGCATTATCGAGCAGGGAAGTATTGTCAGGCAAGGTGTACCTGCAAGCCTAATTGCGGAGAGCGGCCTCAATAATCTGGAAGAGCTCTTCCTCCATCTCACGGGCAGGCAGCTTCGGGACGCATGA
- a CDS encoding ABC transporter permease, with protein sequence MMLKLFAAVIKELLLLKRDRAGLAVLFLMPVILVVAITLVQKNVMELTGQSKTRLLMADLDGGSLGKTLSDSLEEGHIEIIRRNDEKTDLEDIRAAVLDGDFQVGIVIPAGSSERLHKEAVAIFTESGQDAPEVKPAQIPIALFFDPAVMPGFRTGLTAQLRMSLERVAMQAKVEQLQRKMDEQSSIMLPWPGSSRFSGERIATVFDQSLFKLNSPASSEEGTDASEYNPVQQNVPAWALFGIFFTAIPIAGGLLQERRSGIQLRLTTLPVSPFLLLTAKVLAYLAVCCCQFFLITLIGAHLFPLLDLPAFSLGQDVLSVVAVVLLTGLAACGYGILLGTACRTYEQASTLGSTTIVAAAAIGGVMVPVYAMPQIMQRISIISPLNWGLTAFHDILLRGDSLDMVLDDLLRLGCFFLLSVLLAWKLTRP encoded by the coding sequence ATGATGTTGAAGCTCTTTGCCGCTGTTATCAAGGAACTCCTGCTGCTCAAGCGGGATCGGGCAGGTCTGGCAGTCCTCTTTCTCATGCCGGTTATCCTGGTGGTGGCGATTACCCTGGTGCAGAAAAACGTCATGGAACTGACCGGGCAGAGCAAGACCCGGCTGCTTATGGCGGATCTGGACGGAGGCAGCCTCGGCAAGACCTTGTCTGATTCGTTAGAGGAGGGTCATATTGAGATTATCCGGCGCAATGACGAAAAAACAGATCTGGAGGATATCCGAGCCGCAGTCCTCGACGGTGATTTTCAGGTCGGTATCGTGATTCCTGCTGGTTCTTCAGAGCGACTGCATAAGGAAGCTGTCGCCATATTTACCGAGAGCGGGCAGGATGCCCCGGAGGTCAAGCCTGCTCAGATCCCGATTGCTCTTTTTTTTGATCCTGCTGTTATGCCCGGTTTTCGGACCGGCCTGACAGCCCAGCTGCGTATGTCCCTGGAAAGGGTAGCCATGCAGGCCAAGGTAGAGCAGCTGCAAAGGAAAATGGACGAGCAGTCCAGTATCATGCTCCCTTGGCCCGGCTCATCCCGGTTTTCAGGAGAGCGTATTGCAACCGTCTTTGATCAATCCCTGTTTAAGCTCAACAGCCCGGCCTCCTCAGAAGAAGGCACTGATGCTTCGGAATATAATCCGGTGCAGCAAAATGTCCCGGCCTGGGCCTTATTCGGCATTTTTTTTACAGCCATCCCCATTGCAGGCGGGCTCTTACAAGAGCGGCGAAGCGGTATCCAGCTTCGTTTGACCACTCTGCCGGTTTCTCCTTTTCTTCTCCTCACAGCTAAGGTTCTGGCCTATCTTGCGGTTTGCTGCTGTCAGTTTTTCCTGATCACCCTGATCGGGGCCCACCTTTTTCCCTTGCTCGATCTTCCAGCCTTTTCTCTTGGTCAGGATGTCTTGTCCGTCGTCGCAGTTGTCCTGTTGACTGGCCTAGCCGCCTGCGGTTACGGTATCTTGCTCGGAACCGCCTGCCGAACCTATGAGCAGGCCTCCACCTTGGGATCAACCACGATTGTGGCAGCAGCAGCCATCGGCGGGGTGATGGTGCCGGTGTACGCCATGCCTCAGATCATGCAGCGGATCAGCATTATCTCTCCTTTAAACTGGGGCCTGACAGCCTTTCATGATATATTATTACGGGGAGATTCGCTGGACATGGTGCTGGATGATCTGCTCCGTTTAGGATGCTTTTTTCTTTTGAGCGTCCTGTTGGCCTGGAAATTGACCCGTCCCTGA
- a CDS encoding phosphopantetheine-binding protein, which translates to MITDAFEKELLDLICRTCKLDDIDPNTVASTDPLIGPESPLGIDSIDALEIAVTVQQEYGVRMDSENTSRTVLESLVTLADYIRQNDGVGRTTAVLES; encoded by the coding sequence ATGATAACTGATGCTTTTGAAAAAGAACTGCTTGATCTGATTTGCAGGACCTGCAAGCTTGATGATATTGACCCGAACACGGTTGCCAGCACCGATCCTCTGATCGGGCCGGAGTCACCTCTGGGCATTGATTCCATTGATGCCCTTGAAATCGCGGTGACCGTGCAACAAGAATACGGGGTGCGGATGGATTCGGAAAATACCAGCAGGACAGTCCTTGAATCCTTGGTCACGCTGGCAGACTATATCCGGCAAAACGACGGAGTAGGCCGCACAACAGCTGTCTTGGAGAGTTAA